From the Deinococcus ruber genome, the window GCCCGCACGTTGCCCTGAACCGCACGCTGTTCTATCCGGAAGGCGGCGGCCAGCCCTGCGATACCGGGACGCTCACCTGGAACGGGGCGGCGGTGCAGATCACCGATGTGCAGAAACGCGGCGGCGTCATCTGGCACACGCTGACAGGCGACGTGCCGCCCCCCGGACAGCGCGTCAGCGGCGAGCTGGACTGGGCGCGGCGACACCGCCACAGTCAGCGCCATACCGCAGAGCATCTGCTGGCCCAGGCGTTTTCCCGCGTTCTGCCGCAGTTTGCCGTTCAGTCGGTCAGCATGCGCGGCTCCGAGTGTACCCTCGATCTGGCCGGGCAGCCGAGCGAGGCGCACGCACAGGCCGCCCAGCAGCTGCTGATGTCGATGCTGCGCCACGACCTGATCCTCGACACGCAAGTGGTAACTGCCGATCAACTCACGAACTTTCCACTGCGCCGTCCGCCACAGGTCAGCGGTAACGTCAGGGTGGTGCTGTTCCGCACGCCAGACGGCGAGATCTGGGAAGCGAGCGCCTGCGGCGGAACCCATCTGCCCCGTGCCTCGATGGCAGCTCCAGTGGTGATTCTCCGGCTGGAACGCATCAAAGGCGGGCTGACCCGCGTCGTCTTCATGGCCGGAGAAGAGGCCACCGAGCGGCTGTCTCAGGTGTATGGGCAGGCGCTATCGCTGGCCCGCAGTTTCAGCACCAGTCTGGACCTGCTGCCACTGCGCGTGCAGGACACACGCGACGAACTGACAGCACAGACCGCCGAAACCGATCACCTGCGCCGCGAACTGGCCGCCGTCCGGTGGCACGGGGCAGCCCATCAGCAGATTGTGGGCGGCACCTTCACGTGCGTGCAACTCGACGACGAGCGGTTGCTGCGTCCGCTGCTCGATCAGGCAGCCCGGCAGCCTCAGTCCGTCACTGCCGTGGTCTGTTCATCCGGACAATGCGGCATCGCCAGCAGCCTGACCAGCTTTCCAGCCGGAACACTGCTGCGGGCGTGGCTTGAAGCAGCGGGTGGGCGCGGTGGCGGGCGGCCCGAGCTGGCACAGGGCCAGACCACTTCGCCGTCTGTCTTTCTGGAGACTGCGGCAGCCTGGGCTGTTCAGAATGCGGAATAGCGCGGTAAAGCGGTAGTCCGGCGGAGTACAGCCCGATGTATTGACAGAAAAGACATACCTGTCCGAATTCAGGAGGCAGGGAGCCGTGTTAGCCTGCCTGCCATGAAGACCGACAAGTACCGTGTGCGCGGCCAAAAGAAGCTCGATCTGAACGAGATCTCCACCGACGAGACGAATGGGCGCACCGAGGAAGAAACGCGTGCCGATGCTCCTCAGCTTCAACTGCGACTTGCAAGATTACAGGAGCGGCTGTACGCCGAGGGCAAACAGAGCCTTCTGGTCGTGCTTCAGGCCAGAGACGCAGGCGGAAAAGACGGCACCGTCAAGCATGTGTTTATGGGGCTGAATCCTCAGGGAGTCGTGGTCACCAGTTTCAAGGTACCCACCCCTCAGGAGCAGAGCCACGACTTCCTGTGGCGCGTTCATGCCCATGCGCCCGCCGCCGGAATGATCGGCGTCTTCAACCGTTCGCACTACGAGGAAGTGCTGGTGACGCGGGTTCACGGCCAGGTCGATCAAAAGGAAGCGGAGCGCCGCTTCGAGCATATCCGTGCCTTCGAGTCGCTGCTGGAAAGCCGCAAAACGCGCATCCTCAAGTTCTATCTGCACATCAGCAAGGACGAGCAGAAACAACGCCTTCAGGCCCGCCTCGACGATCCCAGCAAGCTCTGGAAATTCAATCCCGGCGATCTCGACGAGCGTAAAC encodes:
- a CDS encoding alanyl-tRNA editing protein — encoded protein: MTDVALPATERLYWTQPQAQHFDAEVVATDGPHVALNRTLFYPEGGGQPCDTGTLTWNGAAVQITDVQKRGGVIWHTLTGDVPPPGQRVSGELDWARRHRHSQRHTAEHLLAQAFSRVLPQFAVQSVSMRGSECTLDLAGQPSEAHAQAAQQLLMSMLRHDLILDTQVVTADQLTNFPLRRPPQVSGNVRVVLFRTPDGEIWEASACGGTHLPRASMAAPVVILRLERIKGGLTRVVFMAGEEATERLSQVYGQALSLARSFSTSLDLLPLRVQDTRDELTAQTAETDHLRRELAAVRWHGAAHQQIVGGTFTCVQLDDERLLRPLLDQAARQPQSVTAVVCSSGQCGIASSLTSFPAGTLLRAWLEAAGGRGGGRPELAQGQTTSPSVFLETAAAWAVQNAE
- a CDS encoding polyphosphate kinase 2 family protein, which produces MKTDKYRVRGQKKLDLNEISTDETNGRTEEETRADAPQLQLRLARLQERLYAEGKQSLLVVLQARDAGGKDGTVKHVFMGLNPQGVVVTSFKVPTPQEQSHDFLWRVHAHAPAAGMIGVFNRSHYEEVLVTRVHGQVDQKEAERRFEHIRAFESLLESRKTRILKFYLHISKDEQKQRLQARLDDPSKLWKFNPGDLDERKLWDDYTHAYEDALSATSTDTAPWYVIPADHKWFRDDVISHILLDTLEDMNPQFPEASFDPATITVK